From Verrucomicrobiia bacterium, a single genomic window includes:
- a CDS encoding type II secretion system F family protein, with product MSSFVYVARETGSGREIRSSVEAGSEQAAIASLLNRNLLVVSIQERIGKKGRTSGGRVALADLVIFTRQLATMIDAGLAMVQCLQALAEQTTNKVMRDVIKDICTRVEGGDSFSEALQKHPKAFSRLYVCMVAAGEKGGLLAEILTRLAVYLENSARLRKKIKSAMMYPTVVTVVAILITIFLLVKVVPVFGEIFKSFGANLPAPTQKLIDISHFVQKYILFLLVAGGASVYGWFYFIKTPVGRKFWDTYRIRLPVFGSIAHKICLARFTRTLASLVRSGVPILEVLQIVSQTVGNVVMEKAIRTAATDIERGESISTALAKHPIFPTMIIRMVTAGEQTGKIDNMLERIADFLDEEIETTLSGLTALIEPILIVFLGVVVGGMVICMFLPIFKMPEIVSGRGR from the coding sequence ATGTCTTCCTTCGTTTACGTGGCGCGCGAAACCGGCTCCGGTCGAGAAATCCGCAGTTCGGTCGAGGCGGGGAGCGAACAGGCGGCCATTGCTTCCTTATTGAATCGCAATCTCCTGGTGGTCTCCATTCAGGAAAGAATTGGCAAAAAAGGCCGCACCAGCGGTGGCCGGGTCGCCTTGGCGGACCTTGTCATCTTCACGCGGCAATTGGCGACCATGATTGATGCCGGGCTGGCGATGGTGCAGTGCCTCCAGGCCCTCGCCGAGCAAACCACTAATAAAGTGATGCGCGATGTTATCAAAGACATCTGCACCCGCGTCGAAGGCGGCGATAGCTTCTCCGAAGCGCTCCAAAAACATCCCAAAGCCTTCAGCCGCCTTTATGTCTGCATGGTGGCGGCAGGTGAGAAAGGCGGTCTGCTCGCGGAAATCCTCACGCGCCTCGCCGTTTATCTCGAAAACAGCGCCCGGCTTCGCAAAAAGATCAAGTCCGCGATGATGTACCCCACTGTGGTCACCGTTGTCGCCATTCTGATTACCATCTTCCTGCTGGTCAAAGTCGTCCCGGTCTTCGGCGAGATATTTAAGAGCTTCGGCGCCAACCTGCCCGCTCCAACTCAAAAACTCATCGATATCAGCCATTTCGTCCAAAAGTACATCCTCTTCCTCCTGGTCGCGGGCGGCGCCAGCGTTTATGGCTGGTTCTATTTCATCAAAACACCCGTTGGCCGCAAGTTCTGGGATACCTACCGCATTCGGCTTCCCGTTTTTGGCTCGATTGCCCATAAAATCTGCCTCGCCCGCTTTACCCGCACCCTGGCCTCCCTGGTGCGCAGCGGCGTGCCTATCCTCGAAGTCCTCCAAATTGTTTCCCAGACCGTTGGAAACGTTGTCATGGAAAAGGCCATCCGCACCGCCGCCACCGACATCGAGCGCGGCGAGAGCATCTCGACTGCCTTGGCCAAACACCCGATCTTCCCAACCATGATCATCCGCATGGTCACCGCCGGCGAACAAACCGGCAAAATCGATAACATGCTTGAACGCATTGCCGATTTCCTTGATGAAGAAATCGAGACCACCCTCTCGGGCCTCACGGCCCTCATCGAACCCATCCTCATCGTCTTTCTGGGCGTGGTCGTCGGCGGCATGGTCATCTGTATGTTCCTGCCCATCTTTAAAATGCCCGAAATCGTCAGTGGCCGCGGCCGGTAA
- a CDS encoding outer membrane beta-barrel protein produces the protein MRFDKWTAVLAAAGVVSLASVVRAEEQPSTVMTALGSTTLSGYVDTSAEWNFGTGNANVAPYKFNSPSKADGFNLDVVQLRIEKPLDESDWAAGYRVDLWAGPDANVLGTQSVFGGGSKAFPGDFAIRQAYVALRAPVGNGLDFKVGVFDSIIGYESVASPDDPNFTRSYGHSIEPQTHTGVLASYRFCDMLSASFGVANTIGPAIDSRAFAPVQPVNPYSESYKTYMGSVAITAPESMGFLSGSTLYGGVVNGFNNNVLGNPGLAMPTLNAYVGGTIATPVTGLRLGAAWDLLNMDTAPAGPGSKLQADVWSLAGYASFQATEKLSFHGRVERITGDVDQAIGLAFVGGPSYAQNAIDAATLTVQYDLWKNVLSRVEFRWDHVEHGLAFGGTELGTPTRENAFLLAANIVYKF, from the coding sequence ATGAGATTCGATAAATGGACAGCAGTTTTAGCTGCGGCCGGGGTAGTCAGCCTGGCTTCGGTTGTGAGAGCAGAGGAACAGCCAAGCACGGTGATGACCGCGTTAGGCTCGACAACATTAAGTGGTTACGTCGATACGTCTGCTGAATGGAACTTTGGCACCGGCAACGCCAACGTGGCCCCCTATAAGTTCAATTCCCCAAGTAAAGCAGATGGCTTCAACTTGGACGTGGTCCAACTCAGGATTGAAAAGCCGCTGGATGAATCCGATTGGGCGGCTGGTTACCGGGTGGACCTTTGGGCCGGCCCAGACGCCAACGTGCTCGGGACTCAATCGGTGTTCGGCGGGGGTTCGAAAGCGTTTCCCGGGGATTTTGCTATTCGGCAGGCCTATGTGGCGTTGCGGGCGCCTGTGGGAAACGGGTTGGACTTCAAAGTCGGTGTGTTTGACAGCATTATCGGCTATGAATCCGTAGCATCCCCTGACGACCCGAACTTTACAAGGTCATACGGGCACTCGATCGAGCCGCAAACGCACACAGGCGTGCTGGCCAGTTACCGGTTCTGTGATATGCTGAGCGCCTCGTTCGGTGTTGCCAATACCATCGGACCGGCCATTGATAGTCGCGCCTTCGCTCCGGTCCAACCGGTGAACCCTTATTCGGAGTCGTATAAGACGTATATGGGTTCGGTGGCGATAACCGCGCCCGAGAGCATGGGTTTTCTGTCTGGCTCAACGCTGTATGGAGGTGTGGTTAATGGATTCAACAACAATGTGCTGGGGAATCCCGGCCTGGCGATGCCTACTCTCAACGCCTATGTCGGCGGCACCATCGCCACACCAGTCACCGGCTTGCGCCTGGGCGCAGCATGGGACTTGCTAAATATGGATACGGCCCCTGCCGGCCCCGGCTCGAAACTTCAGGCCGATGTCTGGTCCCTGGCTGGGTACGCCTCCTTCCAAGCCACCGAGAAGCTTAGCTTCCATGGCCGTGTTGAACGGATTACAGGCGACGTCGATCAGGCGATAGGCCTGGCGTTTGTCGGAGGGCCTTCTTATGCCCAGAACGCAATCGACGCTGCCACGCTGACAGTCCAATACGACCTATGGAAAAACGTGCTCAGCCGTGTTGAATTCCGCTGGGACCATGTGGAACATGGCTTAGCTTTTGGCGGCACCGAGCTGGGCACGCCGACTCGCGAGAATGCCTTCTTGCTGGCGGCCAATATTGTTTACAAATTCTGA
- a CDS encoding outer membrane beta-barrel protein codes for MKRNGWTLGLLAAGVVSLPTVIHAEEKPTSVLTALGATTLSGYVNTSMIWDPGTSTASIPGRAFDGPASKQDGFNLDVVSLTLAKPVGEGDWGAGYLVQLWAGPDAVGFNTSAPNIAGAGGDFAVKQAYVDLHAPLGNGLDIKIGHFNYIGGYEQPDAGLNPNYSRSYAWTQEPASHTGVLFSYTVNPILSLMAGVANTVNNGIDWRAVRDNGIVSQTEKTYMAMASLTAPTNGFGFLGGSTLSATVVNGLNNASGDSGTTPTSGHITSLNVSATAPTPVAGLTVGASYDYTDGPDLPFSPGVNTESKYVNVTTLYIGYQATEKLKLYGRAEYTSASNGFWYAPSATSHNAELMELTGTLDYSLWKNVISRVEVRWDHSLTGDRPFGGTAADPGGEKNDVTLALNLIYNF; via the coding sequence ATGAAAAGGAATGGATGGACGTTAGGTTTGCTCGCAGCCGGTGTTGTCAGTTTGCCGACAGTGATTCACGCAGAGGAGAAGCCGACTTCGGTCCTGACGGCTCTTGGAGCAACTACGCTAAGTGGGTATGTGAATACCTCAATGATCTGGGACCCAGGCACAAGCACCGCCAGCATCCCAGGCCGCGCTTTCGATGGACCGGCCTCAAAGCAGGACGGTTTCAACTTGGATGTCGTCTCACTGACGTTGGCCAAACCCGTGGGGGAAGGCGATTGGGGTGCGGGGTATTTGGTTCAGCTCTGGGCCGGACCTGATGCGGTGGGGTTTAACACGTCCGCTCCGAACATCGCTGGCGCTGGCGGCGATTTCGCGGTGAAGCAGGCCTACGTGGACCTTCATGCCCCGCTTGGCAACGGACTTGACATTAAGATCGGCCACTTTAATTACATCGGGGGCTATGAGCAGCCTGACGCGGGGCTGAATCCTAACTACAGCCGTTCGTATGCCTGGACGCAAGAACCGGCGAGCCACACCGGTGTGTTATTCAGCTACACAGTCAATCCTATTCTATCCTTAATGGCGGGTGTGGCCAATACAGTCAATAACGGCATTGATTGGCGCGCGGTGCGGGATAACGGGATCGTGTCGCAGACCGAAAAGACGTACATGGCGATGGCGTCGCTCACTGCCCCAACCAATGGCTTCGGGTTCCTTGGCGGATCGACGCTCAGCGCTACGGTTGTCAATGGCTTGAATAATGCCTCCGGGGACTCGGGAACCACGCCGACTTCGGGCCACATCACTAGCCTGAATGTGAGCGCTACAGCGCCGACTCCTGTCGCAGGGCTCACGGTTGGGGCCTCATACGATTATACAGATGGTCCCGACCTGCCCTTTTCCCCTGGGGTCAACACCGAGAGCAAATACGTCAATGTCACCACCCTTTATATCGGGTACCAAGCAACCGAGAAGTTGAAGCTGTATGGCCGGGCAGAATACACCAGCGCCAGCAACGGATTCTGGTACGCTCCCTCTGCGACCAGTCACAACGCGGAGTTGATGGAGCTGACTGGGACACTGGATTATTCACTCTGGAAGAATGTCATCAGCCGAGTCGAAGTGCGCTGGGACCACAGCCTGACCGGGGACAGGCCATTCGGCGGAACCGCTGCCGATCCCGGAGGAGAAAAAAACGACGTCACCCTCGCGCTCAACCTCATCTACAATTTTTAG
- a CDS encoding DUF2721 domain-containing protein, whose protein sequence is MPSIPVSQLIPVLQVAIGPVILVSGISLLLLTLTNRFGRAIDRSRQLGRELREGTEAERRRLEGQVAILYLRARVIRLSIIMAALSVLLASVFIIVLFVAALMKLEVGFIITVLFILCLVSLVVSLVGFIRDIQLSLQALKLELASGG, encoded by the coding sequence ATGCCATCAATACCGGTCAGCCAACTCATACCCGTGCTGCAAGTGGCCATTGGGCCGGTGATTCTCGTTTCAGGTATTAGTCTGCTCCTGCTGACGCTGACGAATCGTTTTGGCCGCGCTATTGATCGTTCCCGTCAGCTTGGCCGCGAGTTGCGTGAGGGAACCGAAGCGGAACGGCGGCGTCTGGAAGGGCAGGTTGCCATTCTTTACCTGCGCGCCCGGGTCATCCGGCTGTCGATCATCATGGCGGCGCTGAGCGTGCTGCTGGCGTCGGTCTTCATCATCGTGCTGTTCGTCGCCGCTCTGATGAAATTGGAAGTCGGATTTATTATCACCGTCCTCTTTATTCTTTGCCTCGTTTCACTAGTGGTTTCGCTGGTGGGCTTCATCCGCGACATCCAATTGTCGCTCCAGGCGCTCAAGCTCGAATTGGCCAGCGGCGGCTAG
- a CDS encoding UvrB/UvrC motif-containing protein, producing MSDSVDLKPLLKGWPYDPDNDARVTRGDDRREILQVRTPLGIEQYEMEGRPDGAHPHGMESALDYHLQRLEKAKAAGAEKQFELGARECGELFNEGTLYYFRYVRLFQLKDWARTVRDTARNLRVFDLVHRYARRPEDQDFLEKWRPYIVRVNSSAAIMLELEKRSYDRALRLANEAVEKIEALAERDDDTFNFERERSLTALRELATQIRKNRPLSELEQLEQQLRRAVERQEFERAAQLRDRIRALKREHTC from the coding sequence ATGAGTGATTCGGTCGATTTGAAACCACTCCTGAAGGGTTGGCCCTATGACCCTGACAACGACGCGCGGGTGACGCGCGGAGATGATAGACGCGAGATTCTACAGGTTCGCACACCCCTCGGGATTGAGCAGTACGAAATGGAAGGCCGCCCCGACGGGGCCCATCCCCATGGGATGGAATCGGCCCTTGATTATCATCTTCAGCGGCTGGAAAAAGCCAAGGCCGCCGGAGCCGAAAAGCAATTTGAGCTGGGAGCGCGCGAGTGCGGTGAACTGTTCAATGAGGGCACGCTCTATTATTTCCGCTATGTGCGGCTGTTCCAGCTCAAGGATTGGGCGCGCACGGTTCGCGATACGGCCCGCAACCTGCGCGTATTTGACCTTGTGCATCGTTACGCCCGGCGCCCGGAGGACCAGGATTTTCTGGAAAAGTGGCGTCCCTACATTGTCCGGGTCAACTCCAGCGCGGCGATTATGCTGGAACTGGAAAAGCGCTCTTATGACCGCGCCCTGCGCCTGGCCAACGAGGCCGTCGAGAAAATCGAGGCGCTGGCAGAGCGGGATGATGACACCTTCAATTTCGAGCGGGAACGGTCCTTGACCGCTCTGCGCGAGCTGGCCACCCAAATCCGCAAGAACCGGCCACTATCTGAACTGGAGCAACTCGAACAGCAATTGCGCCGCGCTGTCGAGCGGCAGGAATTCGAGCGCGCTGCCCAGTTGCGGGACCGGATTCGCGCCCTCAAAAGGGAGCACACCTGCTAG
- a CDS encoding heavy metal translocating P-type ATPase metal-binding domain-containing protein: MNRTLDEASEGVLADAGLGRMGSRLNILSEAPKHPPCFHCGEPCADEAFSEGAKVFCCQGCLAVHDVLIKSGLRRFYALSSKPGARICGPGGEQWSYLDEPAVRERLVDYTDTRTTRVTFQIPAIHCVACVWLLENLFRLHPAIGASQVNFLRRELSVSFATEKMRLSELVELLVSIGYRPQLTLGELDGPARKPSHRRDWLQAGVAGFAFGNIMLLSLPVYLGLDSFSEPLFKKLFGCLSLAFAAPVIAYSASDYWRSAWLSVRQRMLTLDVPIALGLAALYFQSAWDILSGHGAGFLDSLTGLVFFLLCGRMFQQKTHERIVFDRDYKCFFPLAASRKKGCGEESVAISSLAVGDRLFLRNGELIPADARLIEGPARIDYSFVTGESEAVEPGAGDYLYAGGKQVGGRIEIELAKAVSQSYLVSLWNHEAFRKTRQESLDTLTNRYSGWFTLLVIGVAVGAALFWARSGDLARAGKAFASVLIVACPCALALAAPFGLGSAQRWLARRGIFLRNPLVLERLVNVNAIVFDKTGTLTTPQGAEASFWNAGAQAAKERLLSLAEAGWVWAVARQSAHPHAARIAESLKAPMPPRLQGHGFIENCGAGIVGVAEGHEIRLGSRPWLAKGGVSTPDELEPLGSVSYLAIDGQFRGAFVFGNGLRPAVGRLAHELGPRYNLALLSGDNERERDSFRSLLGPAAGLHFNQTPLDKLAFIRQMQKSGKTVMMVGDGLNDAGALSQSDVGVAVVEKIGAFSPASDVIMPGAKVGELGGVLELARVAVRIVRVSLGISAGYNLAGISIAAAGILSPVFCAILMPLSSISVVLFACGATHWAAERAGIKP, encoded by the coding sequence TTGAATCGAACTTTGGATGAGGCATCCGAGGGCGTGTTGGCGGACGCCGGGCTCGGGCGCATGGGGTCCCGGCTCAATATTTTGAGCGAGGCGCCCAAGCACCCTCCTTGCTTTCATTGCGGCGAGCCTTGCGCGGACGAGGCGTTTTCGGAAGGCGCCAAGGTATTTTGCTGCCAGGGCTGCCTGGCAGTGCATGACGTATTGATCAAAAGCGGGTTGCGCCGGTTTTACGCGCTGAGTTCCAAACCGGGTGCGCGCATCTGCGGCCCGGGTGGCGAGCAGTGGAGCTACTTGGATGAGCCGGCGGTCCGTGAGCGTTTAGTGGATTATACAGACACCCGGACGACCCGTGTCACCTTTCAAATTCCTGCAATCCACTGCGTCGCGTGTGTGTGGTTGCTCGAGAATCTGTTCCGGCTGCATCCGGCTATAGGGGCTTCGCAGGTGAACTTCCTCCGCAGGGAACTCTCAGTCAGTTTCGCGACGGAAAAAATGCGGTTGAGCGAATTGGTGGAACTTTTGGTCTCGATAGGATACCGCCCACAATTGACGCTTGGCGAACTGGATGGCCCAGCCCGCAAGCCGAGTCACAGGCGGGATTGGTTGCAGGCCGGCGTGGCGGGGTTTGCTTTCGGCAACATCATGTTACTGAGCCTGCCGGTGTACCTGGGGTTGGATAGCTTTAGCGAACCGCTGTTCAAGAAGCTGTTTGGCTGCCTCAGCCTGGCCTTTGCGGCTCCGGTCATCGCCTACAGCGCCTCGGATTACTGGCGGTCTGCGTGGCTGTCGGTGCGTCAGCGAATGCTCACGCTCGATGTGCCAATCGCTTTGGGGTTGGCCGCCCTTTATTTCCAAAGCGCCTGGGACATCCTCTCGGGACACGGCGCCGGTTTCCTTGATTCGCTGACGGGTCTGGTTTTCTTTTTGCTCTGCGGTCGGATGTTTCAGCAGAAAACTCACGAGCGAATCGTCTTCGACCGCGATTACAAATGTTTCTTTCCACTTGCGGCCTCACGCAAGAAAGGGTGCGGGGAGGAAAGCGTTGCCATCTCCAGCCTGGCAGTGGGCGACCGGCTTTTTTTGCGCAATGGCGAATTGATTCCAGCGGATGCGCGGCTCATCGAGGGCCCGGCGCGGATCGATTACAGCTTTGTCACGGGGGAGTCCGAGGCGGTCGAGCCCGGGGCTGGAGACTATCTCTATGCCGGGGGCAAGCAGGTGGGTGGGCGCATCGAGATAGAGCTGGCAAAGGCGGTGTCGCAAAGTTATCTGGTCTCATTGTGGAACCACGAGGCCTTCCGCAAGACACGGCAGGAGAGCCTGGATACCCTCACAAACCGGTATAGCGGCTGGTTCACTCTGTTGGTTATTGGTGTGGCTGTGGGGGCAGCCCTCTTTTGGGCGCGCTCGGGCGACCTTGCGCGAGCGGGCAAGGCCTTTGCCTCGGTGCTCATCGTGGCTTGTCCTTGCGCGCTGGCGCTGGCGGCCCCTTTCGGGTTGGGCTCAGCCCAGCGCTGGCTGGCGCGGCGGGGCATTTTCCTTAGAAACCCGCTGGTGCTCGAACGCCTGGTAAACGTGAACGCCATCGTATTCGACAAGACCGGCACGCTCACAACACCGCAAGGTGCTGAAGCGAGCTTTTGGAATGCAGGCGCACAAGCGGCCAAAGAACGCTTGCTCAGTCTGGCCGAGGCAGGATGGGTCTGGGCCGTGGCCCGGCAATCCGCGCATCCGCACGCGGCGCGAATCGCTGAATCCCTGAAGGCCCCAATGCCGCCGAGATTGCAAGGGCATGGCTTTATAGAGAACTGCGGGGCTGGGATCGTCGGGGTTGCGGAGGGTCATGAAATTCGGCTTGGGTCACGACCCTGGCTCGCGAAAGGAGGGGTGAGCACGCCTGATGAACTGGAGCCGCTGGGCAGCGTCTCGTACCTGGCGATTGACGGGCAGTTCCGAGGCGCATTTGTCTTTGGAAACGGGTTGCGCCCGGCGGTGGGGCGATTGGCGCATGAACTTGGGCCGCGTTATAACCTGGCCTTGCTCAGCGGGGATAACGAGCGCGAGCGCGATTCTTTCCGTTCCCTGCTAGGGCCTGCTGCCGGTCTTCATTTCAACCAAACCCCTTTGGACAAACTCGCTTTTATCCGCCAGATGCAGAAGTCGGGTAAAACCGTCATGATGGTTGGCGACGGTCTGAACGATGCCGGCGCATTGAGCCAAAGCGATGTCGGAGTGGCTGTGGTCGAGAAAATTGGCGCTTTTTCGCCTGCCAGCGATGTCATTATGCCGGGGGCAAAGGTCGGCGAGCTGGGCGGCGTTCTCGAACTGGCGCGTGTCGCAGTCAGAATCGTTCGCGTCAGTTTGGGGATTTCTGCGGGTTACAACCTCGCCGGCATCAGCATTGCAGCGGCCGGGATTTTATCGCCGGTGTT